The nucleotide window TGAATGCCGATGAGATCCGCACACTTGCGGCCTCCGGAACAGCGCATCTGGAGTTCGATGAAGCCAGCGGCACGACCGCCACGGACATCACCGGCAATGGTTGGAACGGCACGCTGGTGAACGGTCCGCTGTGGTCCACCTCTGGAAAGATCGCGAGCGCCGTGGATCTCGATGGCTCGAACGATCATGTGACCCTGCCGGCCGGCGTGGTCAATGGACTCACCACCGCCACCATCTCCACCTGGGTGAATCTCGACACGGTGAGCAACTGGTCACGGGTGTTCGACTTCGGCACCGGCACGACGACCTACATGTTCCTCACGCCGAAGAACGGCAACACCGGCACGGTCCGCTTTGCCATCTCCACCGGCGGCGGTGGTGGAGAGCAGAAGATCGATGGTGCCGCCGCGATTGCCACCGGTGGCTGGCATCACGTTGCGGTGACTCTGAACGGGGCCACCGGCACGCTGTATGTCGATGGCGTGCAGGTCGGACAAAACACGGCGATGACACTCACGCCATCGTCGCTGGGTGCCACCACCCAGAATCGCATCGGCCGCTCGCAGTACAATGATCCGTATCTGGATGGACGCGTGGATGACTTCCGCATCTTCGGCCGCGCGCTCACCGCATCCGAAGTATCCGCTCTCGCGGGAACGTTCCCCGCTCCGTCCGCGCCTGCGGCATCTTCGGGCAACAACTCGGTGGCGTTGTCATGGGCGGCCGTCAGCGGAGCATCGTCCTATCAGATCCGTCGCTCCACCACGAATGGCGGTCCTTATACCACACTTGCCGTAGGTTTGAGCAGCACGTCGTGGACGGACGGCAGCGCGGTGAATGGCACCACGTACTACTACGTGATCGCCGCGGTCACGCCGTTGGGTGAAAGTGTTTCCTCCCAGCTCACGGCATTGCCACTGCCGCCACCGCCCGCGGTTCCCACCGCGCTGGCATTGAACGGCTGGAACGGTTCGGTGGATCTCACCTGGACGGCTTCCAGCGGTGCAACGAGCTACACGGTGAAGCGCGGCTCCACCAGCGGCACCTACACGCAGACGTTCACAGGCATCACCACCACCATGTGGTCGGATACCACCGCTGCGGATGGAACGACCTATTACTACGTTGTATCCGCCAGCAACATGGGTGGAGAAAGTGCGAACTCATCCGAGGTGTCCGTCCTGTTCACCCAGCCGCGTGCTTACCTGAAGTTCGACGAAACCACGGGCACCGCCGCCGCCGATGCTTCCGGGAACGCCTGGCAAGGCACGCTCGTCAACGGCCCACTGTGGAGCGCGGGACGCAGCAACAACACCGTGGACCTCGACGGCACCGACGATCATGTCACGCTGCCCACTGGTGTGGTGAATGGCGTGACCGGTTGTACCGTGATGTTGTGGGCCAACCTCGACAACGTGGCCACGTGGCAGCGGCTGTTCGACTTCGGCAACAGTGCCAGCGTTTACATGTTCCTCACGCCGAAGAACGGCGCGAACAACAACCTGCGTTTTGCCATCAGCACGGCGGGCGGGGGTGGCGAACAGAAGATCGATGGCACCGCGCCATTTCCGACCGGTGGCTGGCATCATGTGGCGGTGGCTCTCGCGGGAGCAACCGGCACGCTGTATGTCGATGGCGTGCAGGTGGGTCAGAACACCGCGATGACGTTGACGCCATCCAGCCTCGGCTCGACCACGAAGAACTACCTCGGCCGTTCGCAGTATGCCTCCGATCCGTGTCTCGCCGGTCGTGTTGATGAGTTCCGCATCTACAACCGCGCGCTCACCGGCAGCGAGATCGCCTCGCTCATGGCTACGAGCCCGTTGGGATTGATGGCGGCACCGACTGGTATTGCGGCCACGGCGGGCACCACCCAGGTGGCGCTGGCGTGGACCGCGCCTGCAGGAGCCACCGGCTACGATGTCCTGCGCGCCACGGTGGCGGGCGGTCCTTATACGGTGATCTCCACCAATCAGAGCGCCGCCTCCTATACCGATACGGGCCTGACCACGGGCACTACTTACTATTATGTGGTGGTTGCCCGCAGCGCGACCAGCGAGAGCCAGGACTCGGCGGAAGTGAGCGCAACGGCTCAATAAACAACCACAGGCCAAAATCAAAAACCTCCGCCCGGTGCCGGACGGAGGTTTCCTATTTTCTAAAAAGCAGTCTCACATGCCGGAGCGGCCTTTCGGCACATGCGCGCCATCGCCACCGATGCCGAAGGTCACCTTGCCGTGGACCTGCGATGGAGCTTGGGAGGATGATGAAGGGTCCGAACAAGAAGCCAGGAGGGCGAGAGGAATGAGCAGGGAGAGGAGCTTCATGAGGAGGAATGCGGGGAGTGGATACGAGAAACCCACCGGCCCGGAGGCCGGTGGGTTGGCGCTGCAGGGAGTCAGGCGACTTCCTTGATGTCCAGCGCTGCGTACTCGCCGTCCTTGCGGCGGTAAACCAGTGTCAGGCAACCGCGGCGGGCGCTCTTGTAGAGCACGAAGGGGCGGTCCGAGAGTTCCAGCTCCATGACCGCATCTTCCTTGTACATGGTTTTCACCTTGTACTTGTCCGGATGCACGATGAACGGCTCGGGGTCGTGCTGCGAATCCTCCGGATGATCCAGCACTTCCTCGGTGAAATAGCGTTCATCGAGATGGCGGATCGATTCGTTGCGGTGCGGGCGGTTCTTCTTCAGGAGGCGGGTCTTGTGCTTGCGCATGCGGCGCGAGATCTTGTCGATCGTCTCATCAAGGGCCGCGTACATGTTGCCGTTTTCAGTGTGTGCTTCGATGGTGATGTGGTTGGCGCAAAAGAGAATGATTTCAGCGATATGCCGGTTTTTCTGAACGTCGAGAATGGCCTTCGCTTCGATGATTCGCGGGTAGTCGAGGTGCAGACCCTCGATCTTCTTCTGGGCGTAGTCCCGCAGGGCGTCGGTCACTTGCTCGTGCCGCACCGTGACGGTGATCGGCAGATTGACGTTGGCAGTTTGCATGGTTCTGTTTCGGTTTGATTTCAGCAATATGGATGGCGGTTCCATCCGCCACATCCACCTGACACCTTGGGCCAAAGGTGTCGAAAATGCCACGCGGAACTTCTAAAAAATTTTTCGCGTGGTGCTCCGCTGTGGAACACTTGAAAACACGACAAAGCCCTCCGTAGAGGGCTTTGCGGGCGAAGAACTGGATTGCAAACCGTGACGTTTTCCGTCACATCTTGAAGTCCTCCCCGAGGTAATACTTCTTCGCAACCGGGTCGTTGACCAGTTCTTCGGAAGCACCTTCGAGGATGACGCGGCCATCGTGGATGAGGAAGGCGCGGTCGGCGATGGAGAGGGTCTCGCGCACCGAGTGGTCGGTGATGAGGATGGCCAGTCCGTCGCGCTCGCGGAGATCGCGGACGATCTTCTGGATGTCCTCCACAGCGATGGGGTCGATGCCGGCGAAGGGCTCGTCCAGCATCAGCAGCTTCGGGTCGGTGCAGAGGGCGCGGGCGATGGCGAGGCGGCGCTTTTCACCACCGGAGAGGGTGATGGCGAGCGACTTCGAAAGCTTGGCGATGCCGAAGCGCTCCAACAAATCGTTGGCACGATCGAAACGCTCCTTGCGGCCAAGGTTCGGGCGCGTCTCCAGAATCGCGAGCAGGTTGTCCAGCACGCTGAGCTTGCGGAAGACGGACTCTTCCTGCGGCAGATAGCCGAGGCCGAGGCGGGCGCGGCGATGCATCGGCAGGCTGGAGATGTCCGCGCCGTTGAAGTGGACCGAGCCCGCGTCCGGCGGGACGAGTCCGGCGATCATGTAGAACGACGTGGTTTTGCCCGCACCGTTCGGACCCATCAGGCCCACGATCTCGCCGGGCTGGACGGTGAGCGATACGCCGTCCACGACCGCACGACCACCGTAGGTCTTGCGCAGGCCGGTGGCGGAGAGGATGGCGGTGGCGGTATTGCAGCAGGAGGAACCGGGCGCGTGCGAGGTTTGGACGGGCATGGCTTGGGACGGGCAGGAGAGGGAATGAAAGGATCAGCGGTTGGCGGGCTTCGGAGCCGGAGGCTGCGCTGGCTTCGGTCCTTGGGGCTGCTGGCCCGGCTTGTTGTTGGGCTTGTTCTTGTTGGCGTCGTCCTTGTTCTGGAGCTGGCCACCCATCTGCCAGTTGCCTTCGGTCACGAAGCTGCCGTCCTTCTGGATGCGCAGGTAGAGGTTCGGCTCCATGGCGCGCATGAACTTGTCTCCCTGCTTCACCCAAGGATAGCCGCCGTTGAGAATGATCTCACCGGTCTTGGCGTTGTAGTTGAGTACGGCGGCACTGGCTTCCACCGGCGGCTTTCCGTCCACGCTCTTTTGGAGCACCTTCACCGCGCCGGTGGCGGTGATGTGATCGACATCCCCGAAGCCATCGGTCGCGCCGGTAAGACCCGGAGCGGCCTTGGCTTTTTTCGCGGCAGGATCGGCGGCCTTCTGGGAACCGTCCGGCTTGGTGTCGTCGGGTTTCGGAGCGGGTGCTTTGTCGTCACCTGGTTTTTCGTCGCCGGGCTTCGCATCGCCCGGCTTGGCGTCGGGCTTCTTCTCTTTCTTTTCGAGGAAGACCTTCAGCTCGTTCGCGCCGCTGAGCGTGAATCGCGGATCGGCGAGGCGCACGTCCTTGAGATAGACGAACAACCCTTTGTCCGCATCGAAATACATGCCGCCGGCGGCCTCGATCAGGGTATCGTCCGGGCCTTGCTTGACCTCCAGTGGCTTGGTGGAGGTGTTGTAGCTCGGAGCGGCCGTGTCCGGCTTCGTCGTCGGGAGTGGCTGGGGAGTGGTCTCGAGTGTGATGGTGGTCAGGGCCGCCTTCTGGAGAAAGGCGAGCACCTCCTCGTCCGCGGCCTTGGCGGACTCGGTGGCGCCGGCCAGCAGGTCGCCGGTGCCTTGAGCTGCCTGCACGGCCTTGGGCGCGGCGGACACGGTTTCCTCGGCGAGCCTGGCGCGTTCTTCCGCGCTGAGCTTGGCGGGGACGGCCCCCGTGGAGGGTAGAATGATGGCCGCACCCAGCAGGGCTAGGGCGGAACGGGCGGAGAGGGAAGGGGTCATGGGGAAGCGGGCTGCTGGGGTTTGGCGTAGAACCGGGTTTTGACCGGGCCGATCAGAAAGCCTTTCGATT belongs to Luteolibacter ambystomatis and includes:
- the hpf gene encoding ribosome hibernation-promoting factor, HPF/YfiA family, with translation MQTANVNLPITVTVRHEQVTDALRDYAQKKIEGLHLDYPRIIEAKAILDVQKNRHIAEIILFCANHITIEAHTENGNMYAALDETIDKISRRMRKHKTRLLKKNRPHRNESIRHLDERYFTEEVLDHPEDSQHDPEPFIVHPDKYKVKTMYKEDAVMELELSDRPFVLYKSARRGCLTLVYRRKDGEYAALDIKEVA
- the lptB gene encoding LPS export ABC transporter ATP-binding protein, translated to MPVQTSHAPGSSCCNTATAILSATGLRKTYGGRAVVDGVSLTVQPGEIVGLMGPNGAGKTTSFYMIAGLVPPDAGSVHFNGADISSLPMHRRARLGLGYLPQEESVFRKLSVLDNLLAILETRPNLGRKERFDRANDLLERFGIAKLSKSLAITLSGGEKRRLAIARALCTDPKLLMLDEPFAGIDPIAVEDIQKIVRDLRERDGLAILITDHSVRETLSIADRAFLIHDGRVILEGASEELVNDPVAKKYYLGEDFKM